In Legionella sp. PATHC035, a genomic segment contains:
- a CDS encoding PrkA family serine protein kinase, whose product MNTQDFLTSYTKRFVDNKEEEMSLEEYLELCKNDPSAYANPAERLLMAIGEPEMIDTRHDPILSRIFSNKIIPRYTVFQDFYGMEEPIEQIVGFLKHAAQGLEETKQVLYLLGPVGGGKSSIAEKLKDLMEKIPFYAIKGSPVFESPLSLFNPTEDAELLQERFGIPSRYLRYLMSPWAVKRLHEFNGDISQFRVVKVRPSRLKQIAVSKTEPGDENNQDISSLVGKVDIRKLENFSQDDADAYSYSGGLCRANRGLLEFVEMFKAPIKVLHPLLTATQEGNYNATEGLSSIPFEGIILAHSNESEWQSFRNNKNNEAFIDRINIVKVPYCLRVSEEIKIYQKLIDNSSLTHAQCAPGTLDMLAQFSVLTRLKEPQNSSIYSKMRVYNGESLKDTDPKAKSYQEYRDFAGVDEGMSGVSTRFAFKILSKVFNFDHSEVAANPVHLMYVLERQIEQEQFPQEVQESYLGFIKEYLAPKYVEFIGKEIQTAYLESYSEYGQNIFDRYITYADFWIQDQDYRDPDTGEIFDRALLNQELEKIEKPAGISNPKDFRNEVVNFVLRARANNRGKNPVWNSYEKLRSVIEKKMFTNTEDLLPVISFNAKASEDDKKKHEEFISRMIDKGYTRKQVRLLCEWYLRVRKSQ is encoded by the coding sequence ATGAACACTCAAGACTTTTTAACCAGCTATACCAAACGATTTGTAGATAACAAAGAAGAAGAGATGAGTTTGGAGGAATACCTGGAATTGTGTAAAAATGACCCGTCTGCTTATGCCAATCCAGCGGAGCGCTTGCTCATGGCTATAGGCGAGCCTGAAATGATTGATACACGTCATGATCCTATTTTATCACGAATTTTTTCCAATAAGATCATCCCTCGCTATACGGTATTCCAAGATTTTTATGGTATGGAAGAACCGATAGAGCAAATTGTCGGTTTCCTAAAACACGCCGCTCAAGGCCTGGAAGAAACCAAACAAGTACTTTATCTTTTAGGACCTGTAGGAGGCGGTAAATCGTCTATTGCTGAAAAATTAAAAGATTTAATGGAGAAAATCCCTTTCTATGCCATTAAAGGTTCGCCGGTTTTTGAATCGCCATTGTCTTTATTTAATCCAACTGAAGATGCCGAGTTACTCCAGGAACGTTTTGGCATTCCCTCTCGATACTTGCGTTACTTGATGTCGCCTTGGGCAGTTAAAAGATTACATGAATTCAATGGGGATATTAGCCAATTTAGAGTCGTTAAAGTCAGACCTTCTCGTTTGAAACAAATCGCTGTATCCAAAACAGAGCCTGGCGATGAAAACAATCAGGACATTTCATCTTTGGTCGGTAAAGTTGATATTCGTAAATTAGAAAACTTTTCCCAAGACGATGCGGATGCATACAGCTACTCTGGTGGATTGTGTCGCGCAAACCGCGGTCTTTTAGAATTTGTCGAGATGTTCAAAGCGCCAATCAAAGTATTGCATCCCTTATTAACGGCAACGCAGGAAGGCAATTACAATGCGACTGAAGGTTTATCTTCCATTCCATTCGAGGGCATTATTTTAGCGCATTCGAATGAATCTGAATGGCAATCATTTAGAAACAATAAAAACAATGAAGCCTTTATAGACCGTATTAATATCGTGAAAGTGCCTTATTGTCTCCGTGTTTCTGAAGAAATTAAAATCTATCAAAAACTGATTGATAACAGTTCGCTAACTCATGCTCAATGTGCTCCAGGGACCTTGGACATGTTAGCGCAATTTTCGGTCTTAACCCGCTTAAAAGAGCCACAAAACTCCAGCATTTATTCTAAAATGCGTGTGTACAATGGAGAAAGCTTAAAAGATACTGATCCCAAAGCAAAATCATATCAAGAATATCGTGATTTTGCCGGTGTTGATGAGGGAATGAGTGGGGTATCCACTCGCTTTGCTTTCAAAATTCTTTCCAAGGTGTTCAATTTTGATCACAGTGAAGTTGCTGCAAACCCTGTCCATTTGATGTATGTATTGGAACGCCAAATTGAGCAAGAACAATTTCCCCAGGAAGTTCAGGAGTCGTACTTAGGTTTCATCAAAGAATACTTGGCACCGAAGTATGTCGAATTTATTGGTAAGGAAATTCAAACAGCCTACTTAGAATCCTATTCTGAATACGGACAAAATATCTTCGACCGTTACATTACCTATGCTGATTTCTGGATTCAAGATCAGGATTATCGAGATCCTGATACCGGAGAAATATTTGACCGTGCTTTATTAAATCAAGAACTTGAAAAAATAGAAAAACCAGCAGGAATATCTAATCCAAAAGATTTTCGTAATGAAGTCGTAAACTTTGTTTTACGTGCTCGTGCCAATAATCGTGGTAAGAACCCAGTGTGGAATAGTTATGAAAAATTAAGATCCGTCATTGAGAAAAAGATGTTTACCAATACTGAGGATTTATTACCAGTAATTTCCTTCAATGCCAAAGCATCAGAAGATGATAAGAAAAAACATGAAGAGTTTATTTCTCGAATGATTGATAAAGGATATACACGCAAACAAGTACGCTTGCTTTGTGAATGGTATTTGCGAGTACGTAAGTCACAATAA
- the speB gene encoding agmatinase: MSHNDPASQKPILTKSVPYEGITTFFRSEYTRNLQGVDLAVYGVPFDLSTFNRSGARFGPRSIRDLSCYLSILGTCWPHTYRLNEQFKMIDYGDIGFFPGQINHMLENVEAAINELCSHGIFTLGLGGDHLVAYPAIKALAGQHGTLSLIHFDAHTDTVQMPHLTHGSMFYYAAKEGLIDPKHSVQIGIRTSVPETPKLHVITANQCFQMGSQAVVEQIKKIVGDRKCYISLDVDCMDPAFAPGTGTPMPGGLSSAMQREILWGLVGLNMVGGDVVEVSPPYDVAQTTALVGATVAIDMLHILGDAKLRLG, from the coding sequence ATGTCACATAATGATCCTGCATCACAGAAACCGATACTAACGAAATCAGTACCCTATGAAGGCATTACCACGTTCTTCCGTTCGGAGTACACACGAAATCTCCAAGGAGTCGATCTTGCCGTTTATGGCGTTCCCTTTGATTTAAGTACTTTCAATCGCTCTGGGGCACGATTTGGACCTCGAAGCATTCGAGATCTTTCATGCTACCTCAGTATACTTGGGACGTGTTGGCCGCATACCTATCGATTAAATGAACAATTTAAAATGATTGATTATGGGGACATTGGCTTTTTTCCGGGTCAAATTAATCATATGTTGGAAAACGTTGAAGCGGCTATCAATGAGCTGTGCTCACACGGTATTTTTACCTTGGGATTGGGTGGTGATCACTTAGTTGCTTATCCCGCTATCAAAGCGCTAGCAGGTCAACATGGAACGCTATCATTAATCCATTTTGATGCACATACTGATACAGTGCAAATGCCTCATTTGACTCATGGCAGCATGTTTTATTACGCCGCCAAAGAGGGACTTATCGATCCTAAGCATTCTGTTCAAATTGGCATTCGTACAAGTGTTCCAGAAACCCCCAAATTACACGTAATTACTGCAAATCAATGTTTCCAAATGGGGAGCCAAGCTGTAGTAGAACAAATAAAAAAGATAGTTGGCGATCGAAAATGTTATATCAGCCTTGATGTGGATTGCATGGATCCTGCGTTCGCCCCTGGTACAGGAACCCCGATGCCAGGCGGATTATCCTCTGCAATGCAGCGAGAAATTTTATGGGGCCTGGTGGGATTGAACATGGTTGGCGGGGATGTAGTTGAGGTATCTCCGCCCTATGATGTAGCTCAAACCACTGCTTTAGTAGGTGCCACCGTTGCGATAGATATGCTCCATATTCTCGGTGATGCAAAATTACGCCTGGGTTAA
- a CDS encoding YeaH/YhbH family protein produces the protein MSQLIDRRQNAGKKSTVNRQRFLRRYKNQIKRAVSDAVGKRSITEIDQGEQITIPAKDISEPVFHRGQGGHIERVLPGNDNFITGDRIRRPSGSSGSGGEGSNASDSGEGEDNFVFELSREEFLDLYFEDLELPDLIKKELARVSTFKTVRAGVTTSGIPNNINVLRSMKQATGRRVALASPYKKQLREALEELEQLQAQPIQDTEILRDLQKKVELLKRKIQTVPFIDTIDLRYNFRVRVPSPSTQAVMFCVMDVSGSMDEAKKDIAKRFFILLYMFLTKNYEKIELVFIRHHTSAKEVNEEEFFYSRETGGTVVSSALELLSTIIETRYPPEAWNIYVAQASDGDNWNADSPYCQELLQDKIMPLLQYFAYIEIMPRHHQSLWEVYQLVKESYPNFAMENIDTVADIYPVFHELFKRKTA, from the coding sequence ATGTCGCAATTGATTGATAGACGACAAAATGCAGGGAAAAAAAGTACGGTTAATCGCCAACGCTTTCTTCGTCGTTATAAAAATCAGATCAAACGAGCCGTCTCTGATGCTGTGGGCAAACGAAGTATTACCGAAATTGATCAGGGTGAGCAAATAACGATTCCAGCCAAAGATATTTCTGAGCCTGTATTTCACCGCGGCCAAGGTGGACATATAGAACGCGTGCTCCCAGGAAATGATAATTTTATTACTGGCGATAGAATTAGAAGACCCAGTGGCAGCTCGGGTAGTGGTGGAGAGGGTTCTAATGCCAGCGACAGTGGCGAAGGCGAAGATAATTTTGTTTTTGAATTATCTCGGGAGGAATTTCTTGATCTGTACTTTGAAGATCTGGAATTACCCGATTTGATTAAGAAAGAATTAGCCCGCGTTAGCACCTTCAAAACAGTACGAGCTGGAGTCACCACCAGTGGTATTCCAAACAATATTAATGTGCTTCGCTCGATGAAACAAGCAACTGGGCGTCGAGTGGCTTTAGCCTCCCCCTATAAAAAACAATTAAGAGAAGCGTTAGAGGAGCTAGAGCAATTGCAAGCGCAGCCTATTCAAGACACTGAAATCCTAAGGGATCTACAAAAGAAAGTTGAATTGCTGAAAAGGAAAATACAAACTGTACCGTTTATCGACACCATTGATTTACGCTATAACTTTCGCGTTCGTGTGCCTTCACCATCCACTCAAGCCGTGATGTTTTGTGTTATGGACGTATCCGGCTCCATGGATGAAGCGAAAAAAGACATCGCAAAACGCTTTTTTATTCTGCTTTACATGTTCCTTACCAAAAATTATGAAAAAATAGAATTGGTATTTATTCGGCACCATACATCCGCTAAAGAAGTAAATGAAGAAGAGTTCTTTTATTCTCGCGAAACAGGAGGCACTGTAGTTTCCAGCGCCTTGGAACTTTTGAGTACGATTATTGAGACACGTTATCCTCCAGAGGCTTGGAATATTTATGTAGCCCAAGCATCGGATGGGGATAATTGGAATGCGGATTCGCCCTATTGCCAGGAGTTACTGCAAGATAAGATTATGCCTTTATTACAATATTTTGCGTACATAGAAATCATGCCACGCCATCATCAAAGTTTATGGGAAGTCTATCAATTGGTGAAAGAGAGCTACCCTAATTTTGCTATGGAGAACATTGATACGGTCGCAGACATCTATCCCGTATTTCATGAGCTATTTAAAAGGAAAACTGCATGA
- the lapA gene encoding aminopeptidase LapA, with protein sequence MRLNQWMTYIAVGSVLASTPVLAANPPVHEQLQVPQCLAAKITTPYEVLAENKQFKIIDISAADVNALSHLADQVNCGRFVNVSHHIIGSLLQAKKQSAQRILQKKTIKAAQPSSTVYEIKHQDEVNAALENVQPANIWNTLTQLTSFHNRSATKDTGVDAAKWLKKTFDGMVEASGRTDTTSFFVKTGSYYKQPSLVTVIGKDINAPAVVIGAHMDTLDGRMPGAGDDGSGSSSVMEMARILLSSKTTFKRPIYIIWYAAEERGLVGSQYVVEHFMDNSIPVKAAIQFDMTGYRVNPKDPTMWVFTDYTDQSLSNFVAELISTYVQVPVAYSECGYGCSDHASWDEVGIPAAFPCESNFEEHNPYIHSSQDTMDRLSLEHMTNFSKLALAFAIEMASE encoded by the coding sequence ATGCGTTTGAATCAATGGATGACTTATATTGCGGTGGGCTCGGTGCTTGCTAGTACCCCTGTTTTAGCGGCAAATCCCCCTGTTCATGAACAGTTGCAAGTCCCTCAATGTCTTGCAGCAAAAATTACTACTCCTTATGAAGTCTTGGCAGAAAATAAACAATTTAAAATTATTGATATTTCTGCAGCGGATGTAAATGCACTAAGTCATTTGGCCGATCAAGTGAATTGTGGTCGTTTTGTGAATGTAAGCCACCACATCATCGGTTCTTTACTTCAGGCCAAAAAGCAATCCGCACAAAGAATCCTTCAGAAAAAAACCATTAAAGCAGCACAGCCATCAAGCACTGTTTATGAAATTAAGCATCAAGATGAAGTCAATGCGGCATTAGAGAATGTGCAGCCAGCCAATATTTGGAATACCTTGACACAACTGACTTCGTTTCATAACCGTTCAGCGACTAAAGATACGGGAGTGGATGCAGCAAAATGGTTGAAAAAAACCTTTGATGGTATGGTCGAGGCCAGTGGTCGCACTGATACAACCTCATTTTTCGTGAAAACAGGCAGTTATTATAAGCAACCGTCATTAGTAACGGTCATCGGTAAGGACATCAATGCGCCTGCAGTGGTAATCGGTGCCCACATGGATACGCTTGATGGTCGTATGCCAGGGGCTGGGGATGATGGCAGTGGTTCTTCATCTGTTATGGAAATGGCGCGAATTCTTTTGTCTTCCAAAACAACGTTTAAACGCCCTATTTACATTATTTGGTATGCTGCTGAGGAGCGTGGTTTAGTCGGTTCTCAATATGTCGTCGAACATTTTATGGATAACTCCATTCCAGTAAAAGCCGCGATCCAGTTTGATATGACCGGCTATCGTGTAAATCCTAAAGATCCAACCATGTGGGTATTTACTGATTATACCGACCAGAGTTTGAGCAATTTTGTGGCTGAATTAATTAGCACCTATGTCCAGGTTCCAGTTGCTTATTCAGAATGTGGATATGGTTGCAGCGACCATGCTTCTTGGGATGAGGTGGGAATTCCAGCAGCGTTCCCATGTGAGTCTAATTTTGAAGAGCACAATCCTTACATTCATAGTTCGCAAGATACTATGGACCGATTAAGCCTTGAGCACATGACTAATTTCTCGAAATTAGCCTTGGCTTTTGCTATTGAAATGGCTTCAGAGTAA
- a CDS encoding polysaccharide deacetylase family protein, with product MQKILTQSIALFFLFIGMCCAQQRDIAITIDDLPLIDAPPQAIEQIVHSLVKHKVPAIAFIIGNRVNQETVAQFKLFQHNGLELGNHTYSHLNLKHVSCEQYIDDLIKADVILTHYMSQPKYFRYPYLSEGKLWRKSVIRHYLNENHYIVAPVTIDSRDFEFNDELVKRLKQNPSASITDFKKRYLQYVWQRTLTAEKNTPGKQVLLIHANLLNSYFLDDLLHMFEEHGYHFISLGDALKPQ from the coding sequence TTGCAAAAAATTCTAACTCAGAGTATCGCTTTATTTTTTCTATTTATTGGCATGTGCTGTGCACAACAACGTGACATTGCAATTACCATTGATGACTTGCCTCTTATTGATGCCCCCCCCCAGGCCATTGAACAGATAGTTCATAGCCTGGTGAAACATAAAGTTCCTGCAATAGCATTTATCATTGGCAACCGAGTCAACCAAGAAACCGTAGCACAATTTAAACTATTTCAACACAATGGATTAGAGTTGGGAAACCATACTTATTCCCATTTGAATTTAAAGCATGTTTCTTGTGAACAATACATTGATGATTTGATTAAAGCAGATGTAATTCTTACCCATTATATGTCACAGCCTAAGTACTTTCGCTACCCATACCTTTCTGAGGGTAAATTGTGGCGCAAAAGTGTTATTCGTCACTATCTCAATGAGAATCATTATATAGTTGCCCCAGTCACCATTGACAGCAGAGACTTTGAGTTTAACGACGAATTAGTTAAACGTCTCAAACAAAATCCCTCTGCCTCGATAACTGACTTTAAAAAACGTTATCTTCAATATGTTTGGCAACGGACGCTAACTGCTGAAAAAAATACTCCTGGAAAGCAAGTCTTACTCATCCATGCAAATTTACTAAACAGTTATTTTTTAGATGACTTATTGCATATGTTTGAAGAGCATGGCTATCATTTTATTTCACTAGGTGACGCATTAAAACCGCAATAA
- a CDS encoding bifunctional diguanylate cyclase/phosphodiesterase: MGAKRNQTSEASRQSAENAADRVFLQTEQHLRNIIEHAPTGLVTMSINGDLLQVNPAYCEITGYFKEELEGMNYRALSLDDDLAVDNYKVQQLLEGKISSCRLEQRYLRKDSKIIWVQVTCSILRDDSTNNPLYFIAQIEDITPRKEAEHTLKNNQTYLRNIVEHAPVGIVTISLDGQLLATNPAYCRITGYNKGELEQMNYKQLTYDEDFSIDALKVQELLVGTTDSYQLEQRYVRKDETIIWVLAIRSLVRDSDPEGPLYFIAHVVDITERKKAELLLRESEALFRSIMNNAPIGMAIQSLDGQFLQVNHALCEITGYQKEALEKLSLHDIVYPDDLANESNQIQRLIEGKDRYYQIEKRIRRNGVFAWVEITRSILRNTHTGAPLYFIVQVEDINEQILNREKIRYLAYHDILTGLPNRQLLYEQLIKTLALAKRYERIFAILFIDLDKFKNINDTFGHDVGDNLLKEVTSRLNKSFRASDLLARTGGDEFILVLTEIKAPQDAAIVAEKTLKIIRQPITICDQSMQIAASIGIVTYPEHGHDITELMKKADSAMYTAKYAGGNQYHFY, from the coding sequence ATGGGTGCAAAAAGAAATCAAACTTCCGAAGCCTCACGCCAATCTGCGGAGAATGCCGCTGATCGTGTATTTCTGCAAACGGAACAACATCTTCGGAATATTATTGAACATGCCCCCACCGGCCTGGTGACTATGTCTATTAACGGAGATCTATTGCAAGTTAACCCTGCTTACTGTGAGATCACCGGTTATTTCAAGGAAGAGTTAGAAGGCATGAATTATAGAGCATTGAGCTTGGATGATGATCTCGCCGTAGATAACTATAAAGTACAGCAATTACTTGAAGGAAAAATCAGCTCCTGTAGGCTTGAACAACGTTATCTCCGAAAAGATAGTAAAATTATATGGGTCCAAGTCACTTGCTCGATCCTAAGAGATGATTCGACGAATAATCCACTGTATTTTATTGCCCAGATAGAAGACATCACCCCACGTAAAGAAGCTGAACATACTCTTAAAAACAATCAAACTTATCTCAGAAACATAGTCGAACATGCGCCAGTAGGGATTGTCACTATTTCACTTGATGGTCAATTATTAGCTACCAATCCTGCTTATTGTAGAATTACGGGTTACAATAAAGGCGAGCTTGAACAGATGAATTATAAACAGCTCACTTATGATGAAGACTTTTCAATCGATGCATTAAAAGTACAAGAATTGCTGGTTGGCACAACTGATTCTTATCAACTGGAACAACGTTACGTACGTAAAGATGAGACGATTATTTGGGTATTGGCAATTCGCTCACTTGTCCGTGATAGCGATCCAGAGGGCCCGTTATATTTTATTGCGCACGTTGTAGATATTACTGAGCGCAAAAAAGCGGAACTCCTGTTAAGAGAAAGTGAAGCACTATTCCGCTCCATTATGAACAACGCGCCCATAGGCATGGCTATTCAATCGTTAGATGGTCAATTTTTACAAGTAAACCATGCACTTTGTGAGATCACCGGCTATCAAAAAGAAGCCTTAGAAAAACTAAGCCTGCATGATATTGTTTATCCTGATGACTTAGCAAATGAGAGTAACCAAATACAGCGCCTGATTGAAGGCAAAGATCGTTATTATCAAATTGAAAAACGCATCCGTAGAAATGGGGTCTTTGCCTGGGTAGAAATTACCCGATCGATTTTGCGCAATACCCACACTGGCGCCCCCTTGTATTTTATTGTTCAAGTAGAAGACATCAATGAACAGATACTAAACAGGGAGAAAATTCGCTATCTCGCCTATCATGATATCTTAACGGGTTTACCCAACCGTCAGCTTTTATATGAACAATTAATCAAGACACTTGCACTTGCTAAACGGTATGAGCGCATTTTTGCAATCCTGTTTATTGATCTTGATAAGTTCAAAAATATTAATGATACCTTTGGTCATGATGTCGGCGATAATCTGCTTAAGGAAGTGACATCAAGATTAAATAAATCCTTTCGAGCTAGTGATTTGCTTGCACGTACAGGAGGTGATGAGTTCATCCTGGTGCTCACAGAAATTAAAGCACCGCAAGACGCAGCGATTGTTGCGGAGAAAACCCTGAAAATCATCAGGCAACCCATCACGATTTGCGACCAATCCATGCAAATTGCAGCCAGTATTGGCATCGTTACCTATCCAGAACATGGGCATGATATTACTGAGTTAATGAAAAAAGCGGATAGTGCCATGTATACCGCTAAATATGCGGGTGGAAATCAATATCATTTTTATTAA
- a CDS encoding SpoVR family protein gives MKKKKPLSTGAEWTFELIQDYDREIARIAKDFKLDTYPNQIEVITAEQMMDAYASVGMPIGYHHWSFGKHFVGVEKSYKRGQMGLAYELVINSNPCISYLMEENTMAMQALVIAHACYGHNSFFKNNYLFKMWTSADAIIDYLVFARKYISDCEQRYGINEVEAILDACHALMNYGVDRYKHPAPLSIQEEKIRQQNREIYMQSQVNELWRTIPQSRQVAEETKKKRFPEEPQENILYFIEKNAPLLEPWQREIVRIVRKMAQYFYPQGQTKVMNEGWACFWHYTILHALYDEGLVTDEFMLEILQSHTNVIMQPSYNSPYYSGINPYTLGYHMMQDIKRICESPTEEDKAWFPYLANTDWLSSLDNAMRHFKDESFIAQYLSPKLIRDLKLFHIIDDDRSPDLYVNAIHNESGYQKIREALSRQYNLGYLEPDIQIDSVDVQGDRSMTLRYTQQNRVPLGNTTLDVLKHLYSLWKFPIILQAVNSDNEITEEYHCPPLANPAL, from the coding sequence ATGAAAAAGAAGAAGCCATTATCCACTGGTGCAGAATGGACCTTTGAATTAATTCAAGACTACGATCGCGAAATTGCGCGCATTGCTAAAGATTTTAAATTAGATACCTATCCCAATCAAATTGAGGTGATTACCGCCGAGCAAATGATGGATGCTTACGCTTCCGTAGGCATGCCTATTGGATATCATCATTGGTCTTTTGGCAAACATTTTGTGGGCGTTGAAAAGAGTTATAAACGAGGGCAAATGGGTTTGGCCTATGAACTCGTGATTAATTCAAATCCATGCATTTCTTATCTCATGGAAGAAAATACTATGGCGATGCAAGCGCTCGTGATTGCTCATGCGTGTTATGGCCATAACTCTTTTTTTAAAAATAATTATTTGTTTAAGATGTGGACTTCTGCAGATGCCATCATCGATTATTTAGTATTCGCTCGAAAATACATCAGTGATTGTGAGCAACGTTATGGCATCAATGAAGTCGAAGCCATCTTGGATGCCTGTCATGCATTGATGAACTATGGTGTAGACCGCTACAAGCATCCTGCTCCTTTATCCATCCAGGAAGAAAAAATTCGCCAACAAAACCGCGAAATTTACATGCAATCCCAGGTCAATGAATTATGGCGAACCATCCCGCAAAGTAGGCAAGTCGCCGAAGAGACAAAGAAAAAACGCTTCCCTGAAGAACCACAAGAAAATATTTTGTATTTTATAGAAAAAAATGCGCCCTTATTAGAACCTTGGCAAAGAGAAATCGTGCGTATCGTACGCAAAATGGCCCAATATTTTTATCCTCAAGGGCAAACCAAAGTGATGAATGAAGGATGGGCCTGTTTTTGGCACTATACGATTTTACATGCACTGTATGATGAAGGTTTGGTTACCGATGAGTTCATGTTGGAGATCTTACAAAGCCATACTAACGTCATTATGCAACCGTCTTATAACAGCCCTTATTACAGCGGCATTAATCCCTACACGTTGGGATATCATATGATGCAAGACATCAAACGGATTTGTGAGAGTCCTACGGAAGAGGATAAAGCTTGGTTCCCTTACTTAGCCAATACCGATTGGCTAAGCAGCCTGGATAATGCCATGCGCCATTTCAAGGATGAAAGTTTTATTGCCCAGTATTTATCACCTAAATTAATTCGTGATTTAAAATTATTCCACATCATTGATGATGACCGCAGTCCCGATTTGTATGTGAATGCAATTCATAATGAGTCAGGATATCAAAAAATAAGAGAAGCATTATCACGACAATACAATTTAGGTTACTTAGAACCGGATATTCAAATTGATTCTGTTGACGTGCAAGGCGATCGCTCAATGACCTTAAGATACACTCAGCAAAATAGGGTGCCTTTGGGTAATACTACGCTGGATGTGCTGAAACATCTCTATTCTTTATGGAAATTTCCCATTATTTTGCAAGCAGTGAATTCCGACAACGAGATCACCGAAGAATATCATTGCCCGCCATTGGCTAACCCAGCACTTTAA
- a CDS encoding group-specific protein: MMNRVVNKVGLFLGIILSSMTFTASAGKLLPPWYLLNNQLSATLNADPCVKVNDLTGDGLEMEIKVTVCNEDKALALASFINRVHEYGDKLAVTVKVYSSDSVPVEAHAPSSPDDAAELLNQALKGNKYFVRAGVGTRYFDEVAFALFKPMIVQYYSDDLSDWYLHTNEVAAKAFAAVLNLDPYLEGAIKVYASTEIPEEVKTN, translated from the coding sequence ATGATGAATCGAGTAGTAAATAAAGTAGGGCTATTTCTGGGTATCATTTTAAGCAGTATGACCTTCACCGCAAGTGCGGGCAAGCTTCTTCCCCCCTGGTACTTATTAAATAATCAGTTGAGTGCCACCCTAAATGCTGATCCCTGTGTGAAGGTGAATGATTTAACTGGTGATGGGCTTGAAATGGAAATCAAAGTGACTGTTTGTAATGAGGATAAAGCACTTGCATTAGCCTCTTTCATCAATCGTGTTCATGAATATGGGGATAAATTAGCAGTCACTGTAAAGGTTTACTCATCTGATTCTGTACCTGTCGAAGCCCATGCGCCCAGTTCTCCTGATGACGCTGCGGAGTTGCTTAATCAAGCACTCAAAGGGAACAAATATTTTGTGAGAGCAGGCGTTGGCACAAGATACTTCGATGAAGTTGCATTTGCACTATTTAAGCCGATGATTGTGCAATATTATTCTGATGACCTGAGTGATTGGTATCTCCATACTAATGAAGTAGCGGCTAAAGCCTTCGCCGCGGTGCTGAATCTGGATCCTTACCTCGAGGGGGCGATTAAGGTGTATGCAAGTACTGAAATTCCTGAAGAAGTTAAAACGAATTAA